Proteins encoded within one genomic window of Crassostrea angulata isolate pt1a10 unplaced genomic scaffold, ASM2561291v2 HiC_scaffold_226, whole genome shotgun sequence:
- the LOC128169820 gene encoding uncharacterized protein LOC128169820: protein MALMKHKTTDFVQAIWTKWEGSTEEKMGLVHGLTMYVADLATLRPGEELNDQIINTYISIIQKKTDQVNQMMLCVSSPIISSIMLGKGHRGWSKKQDIRDYDVVIGCVNEKSCHWMVVVLDVQHRHCFVIDPLHKTKSLRLYSKHLKRASTFSNTLSQER from the exons ATGGCTCTTATGAAACACAAGACCACCG ATTTTGTACAAGCTATTTGGACCAAATGGGAGGGGTCGACAGAAGAGAAGATGGGACTGGTGCATGGTCTAACCATGTACGTAGCAGACCTTGCTACACTTAGACCCGGAGAAGAACTGAATGATCAG ataataaatacatatataagcataatacagaaaaaaacaGATCAGGTGAACCAGAT GATGCTGTGTGTCAGCAGCCCTATCATATCCTCTATCATGTTGGGGAAAGGCCATAGAGGGTGGTCAAAAAAG CAGGACATAAGAGACTATGATGTAGTCATAGGCTgtgtaaatgaaaaaagttgCCACTGGATGGTTGTC GTTCTTGATGTGCAACATAGACATTGTTTTGTTATTGACCCACTCCACAAGACTAAAAGTCTTAGGCtatattcaaaacatttaaa GCGAGCCTCTACATTCTCCAACACCCTCTCCCAGGAGAGGTGA
- the LOC128169818 gene encoding uncharacterized protein LOC128169818, with the protein MGSTQGNESFNNIVASNNPKNRFYGGSESTAFRVAAAVSQKNIGHDALSKVYENLLLSPGKNTQLFLARAANKRAYNKNIKSSIAYKKRRYELKSSTTKQESTAEIKEGTTHQSGVDLNPSATSSASTEEIPDTVVRQTPTVVDKGNHTFIYFDLETTGLGTSCDIIQLACVAGEDSFN; encoded by the exons ATGGGCAGCACGCAAGGAAATGAGAGCTTTAATAACATCGTGGCCTCTAATAATCCCAAGAACAGGTTCTATGGTGGTTCTGAGTCCACTGCCTTCAGAGTGGCGGCAGCTgtttcacaaaaaaatattggtcATGATGCTCTTTCTAAG GTTTATGAAAACCTATTACTGTCACCtggaaagaatacacaactgtTTCTTGCACGTGCTGCAAACAAACGCGCATATAACAAGAACATCAAATCCAGCATTGCATACAAGAAACGCCGCTATGAACTCAAGTCTTCAACGACAAAACAG GAGTCAACAGCTGAAATTAAGGAAGGGACAACGCATCAATCTGGTGTTGACCTAAATCCTTCTGCTACATCTTCAGCATCCACAGAAGAAATACCAGATACAGTTGTACGACAAACGCCAACAGTGGTGGACAAAGGAAACCATACATTCATCTATTTTGACTTGGAAACCACTGGCTTGG GAACTTCCTGCGATATAATTCAGTTGGCATGTGTGGCTGGAGAAGACAGTTTCAATAG